A genomic segment from Spinacia oleracea cultivar Varoflay chromosome 3, BTI_SOV_V1, whole genome shotgun sequence encodes:
- the LOC110802297 gene encoding auxin-binding protein ABP20-like produces MNNIVAFFAFTLFVSLCQAIELDFCVGDTTLPRGPEGFACKDPANVTTDDFVFTGFRHESFTANLFRSNVTLGFVDNFPALNGLGISMARLDFAVGGVIPVHSHRTSEVIIVTRGSIIAGFIDASNNAFYRRLEVGDVMIFPQAMLHFQINVGRTPATAIVSLNGANPAVQFTTTSLFAGNLPADIAQQITLLSQGEVMRMKRLFGTA; encoded by the coding sequence ATGAATAACATTGTAGCTTTCTTCGCCTTTACTCTTTTCGTTTCTCTTTGTCAAGCTATTGAGCTCGACTTTTGTGTAGGAGATACTACTCTTCCTAGGGGACCTGAAGGATTCGCTTGCAAAGATCCTGCTAACGTCACCACAGATGATTTTGTTTTCACTGGTTTCCGTCATGAAAGTTTCACTGCAAATCTATTTAGAAGTAATGTCACTTTAGGATTCGTAGATAATTTCCCAGCTTTGAATGGTCTAGGTATTTCCATGGCAAGGTTAGACTTTGCAGTAGGTGGAGTTATACCAGTACACTCCCACCGAACATCTGAAGTAATAATCGTGACAAGAGGATCCATAATTGCAGGATTCATTGACGCAAGCAATAATGCATTCTACAGAAGACTCGAGGTTGGAGACGTTATGATCTTCCCACAGgccatgcttcattttcaaATCAACGTTGGCAGAACTCCGGCTACTGCAATTGTTAGCTTAAACGGTGCGAATCCAGCTGTCCAATTCACTACCACCTCCTTATTCGCCGGAAATTTACCTGCCGATATTGCTCAACAAATCACTCTTCTAAGTCAAGGCGAGGTGATGAGGATGAAAAGGTTATTTGGCACTGCTTAA